A segment of the Streptomyces sp. NBC_01235 genome:
GACCTGCGCATCACGCTGAACTTCCACCCGGACCGGGACGCCGGCGGCGCCTCCGTCCTCCGGGCCCTCGCCCGGGACGGCGCCTACCACTCCCAGTTCGTCACCGGCACCAGCAACGGCGGCCTCACCGCGCACCCCGGCGGAGACCGGTGGCGCTGGGAGAGCCGTATCTTCGGCGGGGCCTACGACGATGCCGACCCGCGCGAGCGACCCGTGTACGGCGCGCTCGACTTCCGCCGCCAAGTGGTGGGCGCGGCCCCGAGGTTCGGTTCCTCCCACTTCCGGCTGACCGCCCGGACGCTCGCCCGCGCCACGTTCTGCTACCCGGACAGCGCGGCCGAGCCCACCGACTTCGGTGTGGCCGCCGGCATGTCCTTGCTGGCGCTGGCCGAAGCGGACGAGCGGGACGCCCTGAACGACTACGTCGAAGCCCACGTCCACGGCGGCGTCGACCTCGCCCGCGACGTGGAGGCCCTGGTCCTGGACGCGAGCTACCGGGGCACGTCCGTCGAGGCCGCGGCCCGCTCGCTGCCCTGCCCGCTCGCCTGGCACCCCGGCTACCGCATCACCGTCGAGGAGCTCTACCGCCACGCCGCCTACCGGGAACGGGAGTACGCCGACCTGGGCGCCCGCATCGCCGAGGACGGCGTGGTCGACCCACGGATCATCGGCGACGCGGCCCGCACCGGCCGGTACGTCCTGCAGGACCTGAAGATGGTGTGGCACACCCTGGCCCGCTTCGGGGCGCCGATGGGAGCGGGTACGGCCGATTCGCCGGAGGACGTGATCGCCCGCGCCCGGGCGGACGCCACTACCGCCGACGCCGCCTACTCGTCGCCGGCCGGCACCGGCGGCCACGCCCCGGCCGAAAGCACACCCAGCGCGTAGGCGCGGGCGACGAGTTCCGTACGGTTGGCCGCGCCCCAGCGCGCGGACAGCCGCCGCAGGTGGTAGGTCACGCCGGCCGCGGTGCGGCCGGTCTCGCGGGCGGCGCGGGCCATGGTGGCGCCCCCGGCGAGCAGCGCGAGGATCCTCGCCCCGGCCGGCGCGCCCCGGACCGGGGAAGCCGCCTCTCGGGGCGCGCGTTCGTCGAGGACACACAACATCACCGGCAGGGCGGGCGTCTCCTCGAAGGTGTCGCTCACCGGGTCCGCCGTCAACTCCCCGTGCCGCTCCATGCCTCCGGGCGCCCGCCGGCACACCGACACCTGGTAGCGCGAGCGGTGCCGCAGCCGCAGCGCCGCGGCGATCCGCTCCACCTGGGTCGCCTCCCGCGGCCGGAACAGCTCCAGCACAGCCCGCCCGCGCAGCCGCCCCGGGATCGTCCCGCACTCGGCGGGCATCGCCGGATTGGCCGGCAGGACGGCGCCGTGGACATCGCACACCGCGACCGGCACCGACACCCGGTCGAAGAGCGGAAGCGCGCGGTTGCGCCACATCACGCGTCCCGCTGTGCCCGCTCACCCATGGACGGGATGCGCCGCCTGCCAGGCCAGTCGCGAGTCCGCGTCCTCCCCGAGACCGGTGAGGAACTCGTCCAGATCCAGGAACTCCTGCCAGACCGGGCGCCCACCCGCCCGTGACAGCTCCGCCACGACCAGGTCCTCCAGCTCGGCGACCCGCTTGTTCTTCCACACTTTGTCGGCCAGGCTCACCAGCAGGTCCTCCGGGCCGACGTCCGGGGTCGTCCAGGAGGCGTGGGTCCCGGCGAACCGTGCCAGTCCGGGGCGCACCCCGCGGGCCAGGAGCAGCTCCCGCCCGGCCTCCTCGTGCCGGGCGCCGGGGCCGGACAGCTCGCCCGGATGCAGGGTCTTGCCGATGTCGTGCGTGGCCGCACCGAACAGCACCGCCTCCCGATCGATGACGAGGGCCGGGCAGTGCCGGCCCGCCCAGTCGACGAGCCGGGCCGCCACGTCGTGCACGGCCCGGAGATGAGCGACCAGCCGGGGCGGCGCACCGATCTCGTCCAGCAGCGCCGCCACCTCCACGGGCAGCGGGCGCAGCACGGGATCCGAGGTCTCGTCCAGGGCGATGGACAGCACGGTGGGGGCGGTGGTCATCCGGCCAGCCTAATGACCGGCGCGGCCTGCCTGACAGCCACCGCCCGGCACTTCCGCAACCCCTCACACGCCTTTCCCGCCGCACGAACATGCAGTGCGACGCCACGGCCCCAGCACCCGAGTGGATCACGCTGGATCCCGGCACGTCGACGACCGCACACCCGTGGTCATGGTGGCCGTCGGCACCGGTCGCGCGCCATTGCGCGGCGTCGTCGCCGACCGCACGGCGGCCCTCGCCGCGGGCGCCGAACTCCCGCCCGCCGTCTGCTACTTCGGTGAGACGTGCCGGACGCCGACTTCCTGCACGCCGACCTCCTGCACGCCGACTTCCTGCACGCCGAGGAGCTGCGCGCCCTTCGAGACCACCGGGGCGGTCTCGCCCCGCCCGGCCTTGAGCGCGGCCCCCGAGGACGGGATGCTGTTCGTCCAGCACCGCATGACCGCCGAGGCCGACGAGGCCCGGCGCCTGCCGGCCCAGGGAGCCCGGGTGCATGTGTGCGGCGACGGCTCGCGGATGGCGCCGGGCGTCCGGGACGCGTTCCGTACCCTGTACCGGGACCGCACGCCCGGCGCCGACGACACGGCCGCCGAGGCATGGCTCAACCGGCTGGTCTCGGACGGGCGTTACGTCGAGGACGGGTACGCGGCCGGCCGACCGGGAGGAAGGGATGGACGGGTGACGGATTCCTGGGCACGGGCCCGGAACGCGCTGGAGGCGGCGGGGATCCCGCCCGACCGTCTGGCCCACCTCGGACCGCTCGGCGGCGGCACGTACAACACCGTCGAGGAGCTCCGCCTCACGGACGGCGACCGCTACGTACTGAAGGTCGCGCCCACGGCGCCGGGCCTGAGCTACGAGAGCCGACTGCTTCTCGGCGAGGCGGAGTTCTGCCGCGGGGCGGCCGAGGCCGGCGTCCCGGCGCCCAGGGTCGTGGCCCTCGACGAGGCCTGGCTGCTGATGACGGTGTCCCCGGGCGCCCCCTGGAACGATTCGCTCACCACGGCCGAACAGGCGGAGCTACGAGGAGAGTTGGGCCGTCAGGTCGCCCGTCTGCACGAGGTGACCGGGCCCGGCTTCGGCTACCCCACCGGCGCCTTCGGCCCGCTCGCCCCCGACTGGCGCACCGCGTTCACGGCGATGGTCGACGCTGTCCTGGCCGACGCCCGCCACTACGGTGCCTGGCTGCCCCGTCCCGTCGACGAGGTGGCCGCCGTCGCCCGCACCGCGTACGACGCCCTCGACGAGGTCACCGTCCCGCGCCTGGTCCACTTCGACCTGTGGCCGGGCAACGTCCTGGTCGACCATGCCGACGGCAGAGCCCGGATCGGGGGACTCATCGACGGTGAGCGGATGTTCTGGGGCGACCCGATCGCGGACTTCGTCTCCCTGGCGCTGCTGGGGGACATCAGGAAGGACGAGGCGTTCCTGGGGGGCTACCGCGACGCCGGAGGCCACGCCGCGTTCGACGCGTCCGCCCGGCTGCGTCTCGCCCTCTACCGCGCCTACCTCTACCTGATCATGCTCGCCGAGACGGTTCCGCGGGCGGTCGGCGCGGATCAGGAGCGGTGGGTGCGGGAGAGGGTCGCACCGGAACTCATGGCGGCGCTGGGCGAGATCGAGGCCGCGGACGTCTCTCGGCTCACATCGTGAACTGAGGGTCGGAGGAATGGCGCGGCGCACCCTGCCGCAGGGGTATGTTGCAGGTCGGGCTGGGTGCGAGAGGGAGCGGCGTGACGGGGCGGAGCGGGCGCACGGTACGCGATCTGAGGCGGGCCAACCGTGCGGCCGTACTGCAACGGCTCTACTTCGACGGACCCCTCAGCCGCTTCGAACTCGGGCCGGCCACCGGCCTGAGCTCCGGTTCGATCAGCAACGTCGTCGCCGACCTGGTCGCCGACGGGCTGGTGGAGGAGGCCGGCAGCGTCGACTCCGACGGGGGCCGTCCCCGCATGCTGCTGCGCGTGGCCCCCGGCAGTGGCCACATGATCGGCGTGGACATCGGAGAGACCCGGGTGCGGATCGGGCTGTTCGACCTGACTCTCACCGAACTCGCCCGTACGGAACGGCCGTTGAAGCAGCGGCGGTACGAGGTCGACGGGATCGTCGGCCACGTCCGGGACGGGATCACCGAGGTGCTGGCCGCGGCCGGCATCGCCCCCGAACAGCTCCTCGGGGTCGGTATCGGCGTACCCGGCATCGTCGAGCACACCCCCGAGGACGGCGCCGTCGTGCACGGCCAGACCATCGGCTGGGACGCCGTCCGCCTGGAGGCACTCCTGCGGGATAGCTCGCCGCTCCCCGGGGCCGTTCCGTACTTCATCGACAACGGCGCCAAGACCCTCGGCCAGGCCGAGATGTGGTTCGGCGGCGGACGCGGCGCGCACAGCGCGGTCGTCGTCCTCTTCGGCTCGGGCGTCGGCGCCTGCCTCGTCGCCCCCGAGGCGGAGCACGGCCGGGCCGTCGAATGGGGGCACCTCACGGTCCGGGTGCGCGGCCGCCGCTGCCGCTGCGGCGCCCTCGGCTGCCTGGAGGCCTACGCGGGCGCCGAGGCGCTGCTGGAACGCTGGCGCGAGCAGGGGGGCCGGCCGCCGGAGGGCGCGGACGAGGAGACCGCCCTGACGGCGATGCTGGCCGCCGCCTACCCGGCCACGGGGTCCGAACCGTGCGACCCGGTCGCGTCGGCCGTTCTGGAGGAGACCGCGGAGTACCTGGGCGCGGGCCTCTCCGACCTGATCAATCTCTTCCAGCCCGAGCGCATCCTCATCGGCGGCTGGGCCGGCCTGCAACTCGGCGCCCGCTTCCTGCCCGCCGTCCGCCGCCACGCCACCGCGTACGCGCTGCGCCACCCGGCGCGGAAGGTCACCGTCGAGCTGGGCCGGCTGGGCCCCGACGCGGTCACCGTCGGCGCGGCGATCCTCCCGCTCGCCGACTTCTTCGGCCGCGGCGGCCGCCGCCCCGACCCCGCCCCCACCGGCCCGTCCCCCGCCTGGCGAACAGCCCTGGAACACCGCACCCCAGGCTGAGCCCGCACGCCCTGCTCACCGCGCGCCCTGCTCACCGCGCGCCCTGCTGACCCGCGGTTTCGGGCAGGGGGGGCGAAGCCCCGCCCCCACGTTTCGCCGGTCGCTCGGGAGGTACTCGCGTGTCGCCCGGGCGATCGTCGTTCGGGGGAGTCGTTCGTTCGCGTCCGGTGCGGCGTGGGCGCGGAGGGAGGACGTCGTGGGCGTACATCGCCACGAAGGCCCCGGTGAGAACGGCGCGCCGATCCCGCGTGACCTGCCGGACCAGCAGGCCGACGGGGGCGAGGACCCCTGGGACGTCGCCGACGCCGAGTCGCCTCGGGAGCCCGCGGAGGACGTCCCGGACACCGATGAGGCGGGCACCGGACGCCAGGGTTCCCCGCGCGCGGACAGCGGTCGGTCCGACCACCCCGTCCCCGACGAGCCGTCCGCCTGAGGAGTTCGCATGGGCATGGCCGACCGGGTCCGTTCATGGCCCGTCCTACGCCAACTCACCGGCGCCGCACCGGCCGGGGCAGTGCCGCCAAGTCCGCGCGGACCGAGCGGCTGCGCCCCCGCACCGACACCGCCGACCGCGTCGTCCCGTCGATCTGCCCGTACTGCGCCGTCGGCTGTGGGCAGCAGGTGTATGTCAAGGACGACGAGGTCGTGCAGATCGAGGGGGATCCTGCGTCGCCCGTCAGTCGTGGGCGGCTCTGTCCCAAGGGGTCGGCCACCCTTCAGCTGACCACCGGCCCCGCCCGCCGCCACCAGGTCCTCTACCGCCGCCCGCACGGCACCGACTGGGAACCCCTCGACCTGGACACGGCCATGGACATGGTCGCCGACCGGGGTGTCCGCACCCGGCGCGAGACCTGGCAGTGGGATGGGCATGCGCACCGCCCGCACCATGGGCATCGCCAGCCTCGCCGGAGCGACCCTTGACAACGAGGAGAACTACCTCATCAAGAAGCTGCTGACCGGCCTCGGCGTCGTTCAGGTGGAGAACCAGGCCCGGGTCTGCCACAGCTCCACCGTCGCCGGCCTCGGCACCTCCTTCGGCCGCGGCGGCGCCACGACGTTCATGCAGGACCTCCAGCACGCCGACTGCATCGTCATCGAGGGCTCCAACTTCGCCGAGTGCCACCCGGTCGGCTTCCAGTGGGTGATGGAGGCGAAGAAGCGCGGCGCGACGATCATCGACGTCGACCCGCGCTTCAACCGCACCAGCGCACTGTCCGACCTCTACGTCCCGATCCGCGCCGGCACCGACATCGCCTTCCTCGGCGGGATCATCAACCATGTCCTCACCGAGGAGAAGGAGTTCCGCGAGTACGTCCTGAGGTACACCAACGCCGCCACCCTGGTCGGCGAGGACTTCCGCGACACCGAGGACCTCGACGGCGTCTTCTCCGGCCTCGACGAGGAGAAGGCGCACTACGACCCCCGCACCTGGCAGTACGAGGGCGTCGAGGTGCAGCAGCCCACCGGTGAGGTCGACGAGCAGTACGAGGACCGCACCGGCAGGGCGTCCGGCCCCGAGGCGCACGGCTCCGGCGGCGCCCGCACAGGCCACCGCGCCCCCACCGACGAGACGCTCCGGCACCCGCGCTGCGTCTACCAGAGCCTCAGGCGCCACTACGCCCGCTACACCCCCGAGAGGGGCGAGGAGATCTGCGGCATCCCGCGCGCGACCTTCCGCCGCGTCTGCGACGCGCTGACCGCCAACTCCGGCCCCGAGCGCACCAGCGCCTTCGTCTACGCCGTCGGCTGGACGCAGCACTCGACCGGCAACCAGTTCATCCGCGCCGCGAGCGTGCTCCAGCTGCTGCTGGGCAACATCGGCCGACCCGGCGGTGGCATCCAGGCGCTGCGCGGCCACGCCTCCATCCAGGGCTCCAGCGACATCCCCACCCTCTTCAACCTGCTGCCGGGCTCTCCCCATGCCGCACGCCCACACCCACATGGACCTCGACGACCATGTCGCGGCCACCCGCACGGAGAAGGGCTTCTGGGCGAAACATGCGCGCCTACATGGTCAGCCTCCTCAAGGCCTACTACGGCGACGCGGCCACCCCCGACAACGACTTCTGCTTCGACCACCTGCCGCGCCTGACCGGCTCCCACTCCACCTACGACACGGTGCCGGCCCAGCTCGACGGCGCGTGCAAGGGCTACTTCCTGCTCGGCGAGAACCCGGCCGTCGGCTCCGCCAACACCCGCCTGCAACGCCTGGGCATGGCGAACCGACGAGTACCCGGCCGGGCCCTGCGCACGCGGCGATGCCCCGCCGCCGAACCGGCCGTGCTCGACGTGCCCGAGCTCGTCGTGCCCGTGCCCGTGCCCGTGCTCGTGCCCGTGCCCGTGCCCGAGCTCGTCGTGCCCGTGCTCGTCGTCCACCGCGACCCGCGGAAGAGGGCGGCGGGGAGTGACGCGGACCGGCCCCTACGCGCCGAACGCGTTCACGCCCGTCAGCTCGGCGGACAGCTCCCACAGCCGCGCCGCCTGCTCCGGGTCTGTCGCCCAGGCCTTGACGCCGGAGCGTTCGTCGCCGTCGACGGCGGGCTCGGCGATGTCGCAGTCCTCGAGGTAGACGCCGCCCATCCCGGCCAGCTGCGGCGAGGTCGCCGCCCACACCTGGGTGGCCGCGCCCTGCTCCGGGGTCTTGAAGCCCTGCGGGTTGAGTACGTTCCCGTCCTCGTCGATCCACCCGCGCTCCACCATCTCCTGCTTGGGGATGTGCCGCTGCAGGGGCGTGATGATGCCGCCGGGGTGCAGGGAGAAGGCGCGCACGCCCCGGTCCCGGGCCAGCCGGTCCAGGTGGACGGCGAAGAGCACATTCGCGGTCTTGGCCTGCCCGTACGCCTCCCACTTGTCGTAGCCCCGGCGCCACTGGACGTCGTCCCAGCGCATCCCCGAGAAGTGGTGGGCGCGCGAGGAGACGGACACGACCCGCGCGCCGCCGGGCTCGATCGCCGGCCACAGGCGGTTGACGAGGGCGAAGTGGCCGAGGTGGTTCGTGGCGAACTGGGCCTCCCAGCCGGGGCCGACCCGGGTCTCGGGGCAGGCCATGATCCCGGCGCTGTCGATGACGAGGTCGATGCTGCGGCCGGAGGCGAGGAACCGCTCGGCGAAGGCGCGCACGCTGTCCAGGTCGCCGAGGTCGAGCTCTTCCGTCTCGACGTCGTCGAGGCCGACGAGGTTCTCGCGGGCCGCCGCCGGGCGCCGCGCGGGGACGACGACGTGGGCACCGGCCTTGGCGAGCGCGCGGGTCGTCTCCAGGCCCAGCCCGGAGTACCCGCCCGTGACCAGGGCCAGCTTCCCGGTCAGGTCGACGCCCCGCAGGACCTCGTCGGCGGTGCTTGTGGCGCCGAAGCCCGAGCCGATCTTGTGCTGTGCGGTGCCGTTGCTGTGCGTGTCGCTGTTGCTCATGACCTGAACGCTACGAATTGGAGTGCTCTCGAAGTCAAGTGCGACCGTGGTCCGCGGTCCCGGACAGGAGAAAGCCCCGACCGGACGGGGGAATCACGGTCGGGGCGGCCAAGCGGTGGGCGCGGATGGCGGTCGCCTCTCGGCGAGGGCTCCACAGGGCTTCAGCCGAACGATCGTCCCTGTGGGCAAAAGGTGAGGCCCGGGGACACTGTCCCATCCGCACCCACGGTTGGTTCAACGGGGAACTACCGGTGGGTGTTCCGGGGTCCGGCCGTGGCGCGCGGTGATGTGTGTCACCGTTTCCCGCTCCGCCCCGGCTGTCCGGTCGTCGTCCGCCGCGACGGCGCGGGGTGGGTGAGGGCCGTGACATGACCGGTCCCGCGGTCGTCGGCGGTCGTCCGCCGCCTCGGGCACCGCGTCGAGAGGGACCGGTGTGGTCTGCGCGGTGGGTCGGTGGTCGGGTGCGGGCTCGGGCGGCTCCGGTGCCGCGCCGGACGCGGCCCGTCGCGCCGCCGTTCCGGTCGGGCGCCCAGGGACCGCTCGGCGGCCGTCGCCGTGGCCCACTCCCGCCGCTGCCTGGCAGAGTCGGGAGGGACCGGTGTGGTCTGCGCGGTGGGTCGGTGGTCGGGTGCGGGCTCGGGCGGCTCCGGTGCCGCGCCGGACGCGGCCCGTCGCGCCGCCGTTCCGGTCGGGCGCCCAGGGACCGCTCGGCGGCCGTCGCCGTGGCCCCCCGCTGCCCGGCGGTGACCGGGGGCGGCACGGCCGAGCGCGCGTTGACGGCGCCACCGATCACCGCGCTCAGCACCCGCCGCCCCCTGGACCCGGCCCCCGCCCCGTGGCCCGGCGCGGCCCCCCAGGGGCCCGCGCCTCAGGCCAGCGGACTTGCCGTCAGGGACGCCAGGAGGTCGGCGGGGCCGTCGTAGACGGCTTCCGCGCCCGCGTTCAGCAGGTCGGCGCGGGGGGTGCCGCCGGACAGGACTCCCACACAGCGCACCCCGGCTCGACGGCCCGCGCGCATGTCCCACACGGTGTCGCCGACGAACACGGCGCGTTCGGCAGGCGCCCCGGCCAGCTCCAGGGCGTGTTGCACGGGTTCCGGCGAGGGCTTGCCCTGCGCCACGTCGTCCGCGCTCGCCGTGGCGGCGATGGCGTCGTCGGCGTCGATGGCGCGCCGCAGGGCCGACAGCTCGCCCCCGCTCGCCGAGGTGGCGAGGACGACCGTCCAGCCGTCGTCGCGCAGCCGCCGCAGTAGTGGGCCGGCGTCCCGCAGTGGCGGCAGCCGGTCGAAGTACTGCCCGTAGAGGGCCTTGTGGGCGGCGCTGAGCTCGGCGTCCTCGTCCTTGTCGCGGTCGTCGCCGAGCAGGTGGGCGATCAGGTCGTCGGAACCGAGTCCGACCGCCCGGTGCACGGCGTGCATCGGTACCCGGTGGCCCGCCTGCCGGAAGGCCTCCCACCAGGTGGTGACATGCAGGTGGTTGGTGTCGACGAGGGTGCCGTCGATGTCGAACACGGCGGCGCGGGTCATCTCGGGTCCTTTCTCTCGAGCCCTTCGAGTACCACCTCAGCGGCCCGCCAGGCCCGCCGGCACCCGCCCCTCCCGCGTCCAGGCCAGCAGTGCGGCCAGCGGCCACGTGGTCACGATCCGTTCCGCGGGCACCTCACACTCCTCGGCCCGCGCGCAGCCCAGGATCTGCCAGTCCAGCTGGCCGGGCGCGTGTGCGTCGGTGTCGACCGAGAACAGCACGCCCGCCGTCACGGCCCGGCGGAGCAGCCGGCGCGGCGGGTCGAGCCGCTCGGGCCGGCTGTTGATCTCCACGGCCGTACCGGACTCGGCGCACGCCGCGAACACCTCGTCCGCGTCGAACTCCGACTCCGGCCGCCCCCGCCCGCTCACCAGCCGACCGGTGCAGTGGCCGAGGATGTCGGCGTGGGGATCGCGCACGGCGTTCACCATGCGGCGCGTCATCGCGCGGGACTCCATGCGCAGCTTGGAGTGCACGGACACGACCACCACGTCGACCCGCTCCAGCAGCTCCGGCTCCTGGTCCAGCGACCCGTCGTCGAGGATGTCGCACTCGATGCCGGTCAGCAGCCGGAACGGCGCCCAGGTCGCGTTGAGCTCCTCGACCACCTCCAGTTGCCGGCGCAGCCGCTCGGGCGAGAGCCCGCGGGCGACCGTCAGGCGCGGCGAGTGGTCGGTGAGCACGGTCCACTCGTGGCCGAGCGCGGCCGCGGCCCGGCCCATCTCGTCGATGGGACTGCCGCCGTCCGACCAGTCGGAGTGGACATGGCAGTCCCCGCGCAGCAGCTCCCGCAGCCGGGACCCCGCGCCGTCCGTGAGCGGCCGGCCGGCCTCGCCCTCCAGTTTCTCCAGATACGACGGCACGTGCCCGGCGAGCGCCTCGCGCACCACCTGGGCGGTCTTGGGGCCCACACCCTTGAGCGACTCCAGCGTCCCGGCCGCCGCCCGCTGCTCGACCTCCGCCACGGGCAGCCGCGCCAGTACCCGGGACGCCGTACGGAAGGCGCGCACGCGGTAGGTCGGCGCCAGGGACCGCTCCAGCAGGAAGGCGATCCGGTCCAGGGCCTCGACGGGATCCATCGCCACCTCCTGGCTCCAGAGTTCCCCACCTGCGCGCGGACCGCATGACGGGCGTCGCGTTTCGCCCTGGACGTCACATTTTGGTGATGATCGGATGATTCATACCGGTAGGTTGCGTTCTACCCTCTATGTCATGACCGAAATTGCGAGCCTCCGTATTTCCCACCCGCGGATCATGGTGCTCGGGGTGCAGCCGGGCCCGACGCCTTTCCGCATCGTGGAAGTCGATGGTCAGGTGGTCGGTGAGGCGAGGGCCGTCATCGACGTCCTCGAAATAGCCGCAGCGTTCGGCGTCACGGTCCATGACCTCGACGACCCGGACGTCGTGCGCTGGGTGGGCGGGGGCAAGTACACCTGGGCCCCGCGCTGACGGCGGCCCGGTCTCCTGCCCCTGCGCCCCGTCACAGGTGCCGCTCCCGCGCGTGCACCGCACGGCTCACCCTGCGCCCCAGGAGCAGGTAACCGACCAGCGCGCCCGTGGTGTTGAGGATGACGTCGTCGATGTCGAAGGCGCGCCCGGTCACCAGCGCGCCCTGGGCGAACTCCACCAGCAGCATGACGGCCGCGGTCAGCAGCAGCACCCGCAGCACCCCACGCGCCCGGGGCGCGACGACCGGCACCAGGATCCCGAAGGGCACGCCGAGCAGCACGTTCCCGCCGATCTGCTTGGCGGCGTCACGCAACGCGGGCTGGTCGAGGTAGGCCCGCAGCGAGTCGCCGGGACGCAGGTTGGAGTGCACCAGGGACTCGGAGGCGGGCGACGGCTCCAGCGTGAGCCGGGCGAGCACGACGGCGAACGCCACCATGAACGCGAAGGCGAACAGCATCGCCAGCAGCCGCAGCGGGAACGGCAACGGCCGCTCGGCGTGTGACGACTTCTTCGCCGCGGCGCCTTTGTCCCCCTTACCAGCCTTACCAGCCTTACCGGCATTACCAGCCTTACCGGTCTTGCCGGTCTTGCCGGTTTTCTCGGCCGTCTTCCTGGGGGTGGCGGGCTTGGCTGTCTCCTTCTTCGGCTTTGTCGGGGTGGCGGGCTCCTCGCTCTTGGCGGCGCGCGGGCGGAACAGGGTACGCGGACGTAGGGCTGCACGGGCCATGCGGTCCTCCAGTGTTCAACTTCCCTGCGTAGTAAGGCGATTACCCGCTAACCGCCCAGGGATGCAGACCGACGGTGCCCGGGTCCGCGGAGACCCGGGGACGGCTGGCCCGGATCCCCGACACCATGACTTTGGTCCCCGCGCTGCTGCTCGCGGCGGCGGTCGCAGCCGGGGTGGCCCCGGGTCTCGCCCACGTCGTCGCGCACGCCGTGAACGAGACCGGATCGGGAGGCGCGGTCACCTCCGTCCACTGGACCTGGGCCGGGGCACTGCTGGGCCTGACCTCGACCCTGCCGGCCGTGGGTCTGGCGGCCGTCGCCGTCGCCCGGCCGCGACTGCTCGCGGCCCCCGGCCGGGCGCTCTCCCTGCGCCGTCTGCAGTCCGGGCACATCGGGGACTACGTGGCCGGGCTGCTGGCCGGCACAGCACTACTGGGCGCACTGGCACTGCCCGGCGTGCTCGGCGGCTGACGCGGGGCCGGGCGCCGCGTGCGGGGATCAGGGGCCGTAGGCCACCTTCACCTCCTTGAAGCCGAGGGAGCGCAGCAGCCCCCGAAGCATGTCGGTGGTGTTGGTCTCGGCGCGCGCGGTCAGTCCGCTCTCCTTCGCCGCGTCGCCGATGTGCCGGACCGCGAGCTTCTGCACGGCCTGCTCACCGTTGGGGTTGTCCGAGAAGAGGTCGCCGAGGCGGTCGAGGAGACCGCGCTGCTTGGAGACCGCGTAGGAGCGGTCGGGGTCCAGCGCCGGAGTGCCGAGCCGGGCGTGCGGGAGCCGGAGCGTGGCCGAGGTGCGGTCGTCGTTGACCGTCACGTCCTTGTCGCCGACCTTGCCGAGGTCGACGTAGGCGTCCACGGTGCCCGCCCCGACGTACAGGGTGCGGGTGCCGCGCAGCGCGTCGGGGAGGTACTTGGCGTCCTTCTCCAGGTCCACGACGACCTGGAAGTTGCCGGAGGCGGCGTCGTATCGGCTCATGTCCTGGATGGACTCGAGCAGGGCGGGGCCGGAGCGGTCGTGGGTCTCGGTGCCGAAGAAGTCGCGCAGTCCCGGCAGCAGACTCAGCCGGATCCCGGCGAACATCACGACGAGCACGACCACGACGGCGGTGAGCACCTTGGCCCAGCCGGGCATCCGCCGAGGGAGGCGCTTGTCGGACTTGTCGGGCTTGGTGGACCTGATGGAAGTCGTCATGCAGACGGTCCTCCTTCCTGCTGTCCGGATGCCCGCCAATTCCGCTGTCAGACCGCCTTGTTGACGACCTGTGACAGGAGGGTCACGGAGGTCGAGGAAGTGAGCTGCCCCGTCGTACCGGCCCGTGGTCGAAGGCGAAGGCGACCGCGCGCACCCGGTCGCGCCGGTCCAGCTGGTCCGGGACCCGGCCGACGTGCGTCTTCACGGTCGCCTCGCCGACGCGCAGCCGTCCGGCGATCTCCGCGTAGGACAGGCCACGGCCGAGACAGGCCACGGCCGAGACAGGCCACGGCCGAGCAGGAGCAGCACCGCGTGCCCCCGGTCGGTCAGCGGGGCCGGCCGGCGGGCCGTGTCCGGCGTCGGCTCGACGGGGGTGGCGCGGGCGAACTCGGCGAGCAGCCGGCGGGTGACGGACGGCCCGAGGAGCGCCTCGCCCCGCCGCGAGCGTG
Coding sequences within it:
- a CDS encoding SDR family NAD(P)-dependent oxidoreductase — encoded protein: MSNSDTHSNGTAQHKIGSGFGATSTADEVLRGVDLTGKLALVTGGYSGLGLETTRALAKAGAHVVVPARRPAAARENLVGLDDVETEELDLGDLDSVRAFAERFLASGRSIDLVIDSAGIMACPETRVGPGWEAQFATNHLGHFALVNRLWPAIEPGGARVVSVSSRAHHFSGMRWDDVQWRRGYDKWEAYGQAKTANVLFAVHLDRLARDRGVRAFSLHPGGIITPLQRHIPKQEMVERGWIDEDGNVLNPQGFKTPEQGAATQVWAATSPQLAGMGGVYLEDCDIAEPAVDGDERSGVKAWATDPEQAARLWELSAELTGVNAFGA
- a CDS encoding helix-turn-helix transcriptional regulator — its product is MWRNRALPLFDRVSVPVAVCDVHGAVLPANPAMPAECGTIPGRLRGRAVLELFRPREATQVERIAAALRLRHRSRYQVSVCRRAPGGMERHGELTADPVSDTFEETPALPVMLCVLDERAPREAASPVRGAPAGARILALLAGGATMARAARETGRTAAGVTYHLRRLSARWGAANRTELVARAYALGVLSAGAWPPVPAGDE
- a CDS encoding ROK family transcriptional regulator — translated: MTGRSGRTVRDLRRANRAAVLQRLYFDGPLSRFELGPATGLSSGSISNVVADLVADGLVEEAGSVDSDGGRPRMLLRVAPGSGHMIGVDIGETRVRIGLFDLTLTELARTERPLKQRRYEVDGIVGHVRDGITEVLAAAGIAPEQLLGVGIGVPGIVEHTPEDGAVVHGQTIGWDAVRLEALLRDSSPLPGAVPYFIDNGAKTLGQAEMWFGGGRGAHSAVVVLFGSGVGACLVAPEAEHGRAVEWGHLTVRVRGRRCRCGALGCLEAYAGAEALLERWREQGGRPPEGADEETALTAMLAAAYPATGSEPCDPVASAVLEETAEYLGAGLSDLINLFQPERILIGGWAGLQLGARFLPAVRRHATAYALRHPARKVTVELGRLGPDAVTVGAAILPLADFFGRGGRRPDPAPTGPSPAWRTALEHRTPG
- a CDS encoding DUF3626 domain-containing protein; protein product: MNLRARSALRHVAARSRGPALDPDLRITLNFHPDRDAGGASVLRALARDGAYHSQFVTGTSNGGLTAHPGGDRWRWESRIFGGAYDDADPRERPVYGALDFRRQVVGAAPRFGSSHFRLTARTLARATFCYPDSAAEPTDFGVAAGMSLLALAEADERDALNDYVEAHVHGGVDLARDVEALVLDASYRGTSVEAAARSLPCPLAWHPGYRITVEELYRHAAYREREYADLGARIAEDGVVDPRIIGDAARTGRYVLQDLKMVWHTLARFGAPMGAGTADSPEDVIARARADATTADAAYSSPAGTGGHAPAESTPSA
- a CDS encoding HD domain-containing protein, producing MTTAPTVLSIALDETSDPVLRPLPVEVAALLDEIGAPPRLVAHLRAVHDVAARLVDWAGRHCPALVIDREAVLFGAATHDIGKTLHPGELSGPGARHEEAGRELLLARGVRPGLARFAGTHASWTTPDVGPEDLLVSLADKVWKNKRVAELEDLVVAELSRAGGRPVWQEFLDLDEFLTGLGEDADSRLAWQAAHPVHG
- a CDS encoding phosphotransferase family protein — translated: MTDSWARARNALEAAGIPPDRLAHLGPLGGGTYNTVEELRLTDGDRYVLKVAPTAPGLSYESRLLLGEAEFCRGAAEAGVPAPRVVALDEAWLLMTVSPGAPWNDSLTTAEQAELRGELGRQVARLHEVTGPGFGYPTGAFGPLAPDWRTAFTAMVDAVLADARHYGAWLPRPVDEVAAVARTAYDALDEVTVPRLVHFDLWPGNVLVDHADGRARIGGLIDGERMFWGDPIADFVSLALLGDIRKDEAFLGGYRDAGGHAAFDASARLRLALYRAYLYLIMLAETVPRAVGADQERWVRERVAPELMAALGEIEAADVSRLTS